Below is a genomic region from Dioscorea cayenensis subsp. rotundata cultivar TDr96_F1 chromosome 14, TDr96_F1_v2_PseudoChromosome.rev07_lg8_w22 25.fasta, whole genome shotgun sequence.
AAGTATTTGCTCCCTCCTGGTGACTCTGTCTGCATAGGTCCAACCAAGTCAATGTGAACTAATTCAAGTGGTCTTGAGGCTCTCCAGGCTCCATCAGTTAGAAAAATTTTAGTGTTTGTTTCCCAAGTGCACAGCCTCCACAAACTTGCAAAGTGTATATACTGCCCATTCCAGTCACCAaatttttgttcttcaattgATTCAAACTCTTCATATTAAGATGCCCAAACCTTTGATGCCAGAATTTGGTGTTATCTTCATGATTCATAATGAGACCATAAgtcttcacatttgttaacTGCAAAGTTAACATGTTGTTCTCTATATTGGAGACAGTTATCAATAATCTTCCTGTCTTCTTATTAAGAGTGTGACATGCAGCACTATAAAAATTAACTGAGTAACCACTACTAAGTAATTGGCTCACAGTAAGCAAATTATGAGCTAGATTTGGAACAAACTGAACATTGTGCAAAAGTTTTACCTCTCCACATTGAGTTCGAAGTGCCACAACACCTTTGCCCTTCACTTTAATTTCTTTGTTATCTCCCAATTTTACTAATTGGTTCTGATTTGAACACCCACCATCttgttagatacatgtacatatgtgtatgtatatcctgAGTATAGACCATGTACACTATATGTACTTGtacacttcatcatctatttatacatgagcttgtccattgagatcaatggttcaagcatttctctctcctctcactctctaacatggtatcagattAGCCTAGGTTGCGGTGGTGTCGAACCCGCCACTCCTTCTCCGGCCCCGATCGCCGCCCGTTACGTTCCGGCCGTGCTGCTTCTCCGATCACGCCCTTTGCCCTTTTGCTCGCGACCGCGCCCCAGCCCTGCGCGCGCGGCCGCGCCCCTGCGCGTCTACGCCCGCGCCCGCGCCCACTGCCTCGCCCGGCGCTTCGCGCCGCATCGCGGCCGCGACCGCACCCTGCCTCGCCGGCGCTTCGCGCCCAGCGCTCGCGACCGCACTCACGCGCCTCGCCGGCGCTTCGCGCCGCGCCCAGCGCCCCTGCCCTGCGCCGGCGCTCGCGCCCCGCGCCACGCGCCCGCACCTCGCCCGGCGCTTCGCGCCCGCGACCGCACCCAGCACTGCGGCTGCGCCCCCTACCGCGCTCGGCCGCGCTCGCCTCCGGCTTCGCCCCGGCCAGCGCCCGGGACCTCGCGCGCTTACGCGGTCTGAGTCGCCCGACCGGATCCCCATTCGACCACCTTTATTCTTTTTGGTTGCTTTTGGTTTTATTCTCTTGTTTGagaattgttttttatttttttattttgtctgattttttttgtaatttaatttcaGCATCCTATAGTTAAGTATGGACTGTCACGGACTTAGTGGAGTTCTTCACGATGTCCAGTCATCGCGATGATCTCCCACTCGATGTGGTGCTTGATGGCACCAATTATATTCCATGGCGGCTTACTCTCAAGCCCATTCTTGATGGCATTCGTGTTCTTTCCCATGTTGACGGTACTTCTACTGCTCCAGCTGATTCCGATGATCGTCGATCATCGCCATTCTCAAAGCTTATGAGCAACAGCTTGAGAAGTGGATTGTAGATAATTCTACGACACGGATGATTATTTGTCAGTCTGTTACCATTGATATTCGCACCCGATATTGCGGATCTACCCTTTGCTTTCGGCGATGTGGAGCTACTTGGGCGCCCGTTCTTTGCGGTTCGATCGAGCGGATCTCATACCTTATATCGGGCCCTTGACACTCTGCATCAAGGGGGATACCGTTGATCATTACTATAGTCGATTCTGTGGGTTATGGCGCCAGTTGATGCCCTCACACCCTCTCGCGCCCTACCCACCTCTGCTCGGCTCCTCGCTTGCTGCGATGAGGCGTATCTGCCGTCGTCGTCGCCATGAGGAGTCACGGCGCGTATGTCTGGCGTTCATTATGTGTCTACGTCCTGAGTTTGAGTCGACCCGAGCCCAGCTCTTACATGCTCCTACCACACACTCCTTAGATGAGGCATTCACTATTGTTCGTCTTGAGGGAGACTCGTCTTGAGCTTCCTTCCGAGGCGGTGCACTTCTGCGCTACTCGTACTCTCGCTCCTTCACCAGCTACCCGTCCTCTTCATACATTTGCTTCTCGGTCTTCTCGGCTGACGAAGGCGTGACTTGCCACTATTGTGGCATTGTGGGACTACATTGGCGTAGCTGCCGGAAGAAGCGGCCCGAGGGCCTTTCACGCATGACTTCATCACCGACTCCGCGCTCCTTCCCACACCCCGCTACTCGGGATGCACTCGGCATCGACTTCCTTCATCTCTCTCTCCCTACGGATCGTGGCGACTATTGGTGATGCTTCATCGATTCAGCAGATCACATCCGGCGACATCTCTCTCGTCGAGCACGTTCAGTTTCGAGGTTACTCCACGCTCCGGGTAGTTCACTCGTCCTTTTTGGCTTCTTGACTCTGGTGCTAGCTTTCACATGACACatgatgccactcatcttcacCATTCTCATCCTCCTCATCTTCATACTCGTGTTCGCATTGCTGATGGCACACTTTTACCTGTCTCTTCCACTGGTCATCTCTCCACTGAGTGCTTTCTCTGTCCTCTGCTCTCATGTCCCTCACCTATCCATGAACCTTTATGTCTCGTTAGTCAACTCACTGATTATGACTGTCAGGTTATTTTTGACCGGACCTCTTGTCGTGTGCGAGGGATCACGTTGGAGCGGTGATTGGGCTGGCTCGCCGCCATAGTGGAGTATATGCGCTGGATTCCCTTCGTCTTCCCTCTTCAGACAGGTCTATTTCTCACTGTTATGCTGCTACTATATCTCATCATCCCgcggcatcatcgtcttggtcatTTGTGTCGATCTCAGTATGTCTTCTCTTGTCGGTCGAGGCGTCCTAGGGAGGCTCGTCTCTCCTCAGCCGATGTTATCATGTTTTGGGTCGTAAACTTGGTAAAGCAATTCTGGCGTCCCTATCCGTTGAGTCAGTCTCAAACAAGTGCCCCTTTTGAACTCATtcactctgatgtttggggCCCTGCTCCTTTTGTATCTAAAGGTGGCAAtcgatattatgttatttttattgatgatcacaCACGTTTTACCTGGGTTTATCTTATGCATCATCGTAGGCAGCTTTTATCTATATATCGCTCTTTTACTGCTATGGTGCACACTCAGTTCTCTGCCTCTATCAAGACCTTTAGGTCTTATTCTGGCGGAGAATACACCTCTCATGCTTTTCGTAACTATTTATCTTCTGAGGGCACCTTGCCTCAACTATCCTgtcctggggctcatcctcagaatggGGTCGCTGAGCGCAAGCACCGCCACATTTTAGAGACGGCCCGAGCTCTTCTACTTGGAGCCTCTCTTCCTCCTCACTTCTGGGCTGATGCTGTTCACACTGCCGTCTACCTTATTAATCTGCAACCATCATCTCATCTTCAGGGTTGTAGTCCTGGTGAGTTCCTACATAGAACTCCCCCTCGCTATGATCACCTTCGTGCTTTTGGTGGTTGTTGTTTTGTCTTACTTTCACCTCGGGAGCGGACAAAACTCACCACCCAGTCGgttctttgtgtttttctggGGTACAGTCTTGAACACaaaggttatcgttgttatgaCCCAGTCACTCGTCGTTTTCGCATCTCTCGAGATGTCATATTTGATGAGACCACTCCTTTTTATGCTTCCCCCCCTTCTACTACATCTACTTCTCCCACTGTCCctctttccttcctttttcctcTTTCATCCACTAAGGATACTCCCCCAGCGTCCACTACTTCTCTACCACGTCCTTCCTCTCCAGAGCTTCTCTCTCATTTATCTCCTATTCCTTCTCCCTCCTTATCTGTCGATTCCTCCTCACTTCCTTCCGCACATCCTCCTATTCGTTACACTTATCATCGTCGGGAACCTGTAGCATCTTCACCTCGGCCGGTCCTCTCTGACACCCCCTCTACCGCTGATCCTGATCCTGAGGTACCCTCTCACACTTACATTCTACGTGATCGATCCACTTTACATCCTCCTGACCGTTATGCTACTGCTAGCACTAGTGTCTCGCATGTCCTTGAGCCAGGTACCTACAGAGAGGCGGTGCAGTCACCTGCGTGGCGTACTGCCATGGCTGAGGAGCTTGATGCATTGTCTCAGACTCATACTTGGGATTTAGTTCCCCTCCCTTCTCATGCTACTCCGATTACATGCCGCTGGATTTACAGGGTGAAGACTCGTTCTGATGGCTCTCTCGAGCGCTATAAGgcgaagttagggtggtgggtccctgtcTTAACATGGGAGACGATTCAGTACTGTTATTGAGGCGGTTGGTTTCACTTCGAGCATCCATGATTCGGCAGTCTTTGTTCATTCTTCACATCGCGGCCGCACTATTCTTCTCctctatgtggatgacatgattcTTACTGGAGATGATCCTGCTCACATTGCCTTTGTGAAGCAGAAACTCTGTGAGACATTCTTGATGACCGATTTGGGTCCGCTTCGTTACTTCTTGGGTATTGAGATCACTTCTCAGTCTGATGGCTACCGTCTTACTCAGCAGCGATATACTCTTGACCTTCTTGCTCGCTCTGGCTTGACTGATACTCGCACTGCTGCTACACCCATGGAGCTTCACTTGCAGCTCCGAGCTTCTGATGGGACTCCTTTACCTGATCCCTCTCGATATCGACATCTTGTTGGCAGCTTGGTTTACTTGGCTGTCACTCGTCCTGACATTTCTCATGCAGTCCATATTCTGAGTCAGTTTGTTGCAGCTCCTACTTCTGTTCATTATGCACATCTTCTCCGAGTACTGCGCTATCTTCGTGGTACTGCATCTCGTGGTCTGTTCTATTCACGTCATTCCACTCTTCAGCTACAGGCCTATtccgatgctacttgggctagttcCCCTGATGATCGTTTCTCTGTCACTGGttactgtatctttcttggatcttctctcattgtttggaagactaagaaacagCATACAGTAGCCAAGTCCAgtgctgaggctgaggttcgtgctttAGCTTCTACTGTTCAGGAGGTACTTTGGCTTCGCTCGATCCTACAGGACTTTGGGATACTGCAGACCTCCCCTATTCCTCTTCACTGTGATAGCACTGGGGCCCTTCAGATTGCTGCTGAcccggtcaagcatgagctgaccaaacacattggagtGGATGCCCATTTCACTCGATGTCATGTTCGTTCTCAGACAGTGTCTCTTCATTACCTTCCCACAGAGGTTCAGGTAGCTGACTTCTTCACCAAAGCGCAGACTCGCGATCAGCATCTTTTCATGTTGTCCAAACTCCAGACGTATGATCCGTCTTGAGTTTGAGGAGGGGtgttagatacatgtatatatgtgtatgtatatcctgAGTATAGACCATGTACACTATATGTACTTGtacacttcatcatctatttatacatgagcttgtccattgagatcaatggttcaagcatttctctcttcctctcactctctaacaCATCTATCAACCAAACTCGGattgtcttcttcttcatctagTTTCACTATGAACAAATTGGTTGTTGTTTGCTCTTCTACCACATTTGCATTCTTGTCCTTGAACCAACATTCAGACTTATAGTggccatatttttttcaattaaagcaATGTATATGGCTTTTAGAAGACTTTGTTTCACCAGGACCTTGCCTCTGGCCTGAGTTCCTCCTCCTTCCTCTATGAAAGCCTTTGCCTCTCCACATACCTCTACCTCTGCCCCGAGCTGTTGAAGAGGATGCAAAGTCATCTTCAGCTGGAAATTTCCCATTCGTCTTCATCTTTGATCTTTCTGGTTTAACTACAAAAGCCTTCTCAACAAAATTATCATCATGACTTAACAACAAAGCCTCATGAGCTTGAAGTGAACTAGCTAACTCATCCATGGTAAGCTTTGTAAGATCTTTGGCTTCGCCAATTGCTGCAACAGCTAAGTTGTACTTTGGTCCTAAGCTTCTAAGGATCTTTCTAACAACAAGAGGTTCAGGCATTTGATCTCCTAATCCTCTCATCTGATTAACAACATCATTTACTCTAACAATATATTCTTGCACACCTTCATTCTCCTTTCAGTGCAAGTTTTCAAAAGATTGCCTCAGTGTCAAGATTCTCATTGCCATAATCTTTGGACTTCCTTGAAACTGTGTCTTGAGAATGTCCCATACTTCTTTGGCAGTATAAACTGCTACAATTCAAGAGAATAAAGGGCAATGCACTACTTGTTGAATGAGAAATAAAGCATGAGCATCATGATGCTCAAGTGATCATACCCTTCTCCATCAAATATAGGCATTGAAGGTTGAGAGAGATTGGAAGAGCCACTGCTTGAAGCTATCTTCAACCAATGCCACAAAGATCTTTGATACCACTGTTGAGGACAAACGGAGGTTTAAACTCAAGGATTCAACTCTCAACTACTTCATTTGTGCTCCTCAATAATATTACAGAACTTCTTCTTTGAACACAAAAACACCCACACATTGACTAGTCAATTATTACATAATTTATTACATTGTTCTCTCTTATCCAATACAAACACAAACTCTCAAACAAAATCTAGAAAAGATGATATGACTCACAAAGgatactaatttaaaaattggtTGCTTTGACTTTAATCATCCATTAACTGAACTGCTCAACAGTCTTCAAGCATTTCAACATGAACAACCTCAACATAATATTCATCATTTCTAAAACTCTTATTTCTTTATGGAGGACTTCTTGAAAAACTTGATTggcatttctttgtttttcttttaacttgtTCATTTTTCCTTCTCAACTTGTCATTATGCGTTTTTATAAATTCAGAATATCATTTTAAGCTTGTTTTTCCATGATTATCTAATGAATCTTTCAATGGAAGTGCATTCATCTTTGCATCAATATTCTGAACCAAACATAAATATTTGCTTAATATGGCTTTtgcattcatttaaataatCGGAAACGTCCATCAAGAAAGTTTTAATCCTAATTTATGGTAATTTTCATGGGTTGTATGGTGATATTGCTATCTTACTCTACATGTTTCCTTCAATAACTCCCAAAAGTTTAAATTGGAAGATTTGGAATTTTTGGTAGTTattcttaaaattatttgaaatttagttTCAATCAACAAGTTTTATACCATTTCATATGTGTTCCTATTTCATATCACAACCTTGAAACTTTTATATCATACTTTTTGGATTCTTAGTTGCATATTCTTTTAATGATAGAAATAAAAATGTGTCCTTTCTCACTTTTATCACTTCACATTTCTTCAAAGTTGCACACACATAAAATTTATTCCTCTGCTCAAATTGTTCTGATAATGCAGAGACAAGTTAGTATGAAATCCTTTTGTTATTTGCATCAG
It encodes:
- the LOC120275925 gene encoding uncharacterized mitochondrial protein AtMg00810-like, which encodes MILTGDDPAHIAFVKQKLCETFLMTDLGPLRYFLGIEITSQSDGYRLTQQRYTLDLLARSGLTDTRTAATPMELHLQLRASDGTPLPDPSRYRHLVGSLVYLAVTRPDISHAVHILSQFVAAPTSVHYAHLLRVLRYLRGTASRGLFYSRHSTLQLQAYSDATWASSPDDRFSVTGYCIFLGSSLIVWKTKKQHTVAKSSAEAEVRALASTVQEVLWLRSILQDFGILQTSPIPLHCDSTGALQIAADPVKHELTKHIGVDAHFTRCHVRSQTVSLHYLPTEVQHLFMLSKLQTYDPS